From a region of the uncultured Desulfatiglans sp. genome:
- a CDS encoding hypothetical protein (Evidence 5 : Unknown function), with product MRCIHNRGQAQASSCAGTLGRDPVRMINCLKTGIAVIIFMAILSGCAPNTWRYGNQMYPSSSAALVAARADADKNVLTVVPRNGVLGSSARIVTPNFDRIRAAGVVKTGNPSDDQINYVAEVLRIGLNVMARAIDARGIFTSVTKNEEYDTRAPSSNGADYIIWFYLTDQGDGEWYIAENGGKEKSRLLISKSSIPQERVCDFVEGVETYVGSRGQAPSKAAPDNGAEKPPRASSSGTGFFVSRSGHLLTNEHVISGCGRIYSICQGRRYAFDVIASDPQNDLALLKAEKSPASIARFASTGAPQLGQGVVVTGFPLAGLLSDQLQLTTGVVSGTSGISNDFRFFQISAPVQQGNSGAPVIDETGRVIGVVVSKLNAGLIQRVTGDIPQNVNFAIKGDIAKIFLKAYGVQILEDNAGSRVGNEEIGRAANTFVVKIFCSE from the coding sequence ATGAGGTGCATCCACAATCGCGGACAAGCACAAGCCAGCAGCTGTGCCGGCACATTAGGGAGGGATCCTGTGAGAATGATTAATTGTCTGAAGACGGGAATTGCAGTCATAATTTTTATGGCCATCCTTTCCGGTTGCGCCCCTAATACTTGGCGCTATGGCAATCAGATGTATCCGTCCTCTTCAGCGGCGCTTGTGGCGGCGAGAGCGGATGCTGATAAGAACGTATTGACAGTCGTTCCAAGAAACGGGGTGCTCGGAAGTTCAGCCAGAATAGTTACACCGAATTTTGATCGAATTCGAGCCGCAGGCGTTGTTAAAACCGGCAATCCCTCGGACGATCAAATTAACTATGTTGCCGAAGTGTTGAGGATTGGACTCAATGTGATGGCGAGGGCCATTGATGCGCGAGGTATATTTACTAGCGTAACCAAAAATGAGGAATACGATACTAGAGCGCCGTCTAGTAATGGGGCAGATTACATAATTTGGTTCTACTTGACCGATCAAGGTGACGGAGAATGGTACATTGCTGAGAACGGAGGCAAAGAAAAATCCCGTTTGCTTATTTCGAAAAGTTCAATTCCACAAGAAAGAGTTTGCGATTTTGTAGAAGGAGTTGAAACATATGTTGGCAGTCGTGGGCAAGCACCTTCGAAGGCCGCCCCTGACAACGGAGCAGAGAAACCACCGAGAGCAAGCTCATCGGGGACTGGTTTCTTTGTCTCTCGATCAGGCCACCTGCTAACGAATGAGCATGTAATAAGTGGCTGCGGAAGAATATATTCAATTTGCCAAGGACGTCGGTACGCTTTCGATGTCATTGCCAGTGACCCTCAAAACGACTTAGCCCTTCTCAAGGCCGAGAAGAGCCCCGCATCGATCGCAAGATTTGCGAGCACAGGAGCTCCGCAGCTTGGCCAAGGTGTTGTCGTAACAGGATTTCCCCTTGCTGGGCTGCTCTCTGATCAACTTCAGCTCACAACCGGTGTAGTGAGCGGCACATCTGGGATCTCCAACGATTTTCGATTTTTTCAAATCTCTGCGCCAGTTCAACAAGGTAATAGTGGGGCTCCTGTTATTGATGAGACGGGCAGAGTGATCGGTGTAGTCGTTAGCAAACTTAATGCTGGCCTTATTCAGAGAGTAACCGGAGACATTCCTCAGAACGTGAACTTTGCGATCAAGGGGGACATTGCCAAGATTTTCCTTAAGGCCTACGGCGTGCAGATTCTCGAAGATAATGCGGGCTCAAGGGTTGGGAACGAAGAAATTGGTCGAGCTGCGAACACGTTTGTGGTGAAAATATTTTGCTCTGAATAG